In Setaria italica strain Yugu1 chromosome IX, Setaria_italica_v2.0, whole genome shotgun sequence, the genomic stretch AGAGCTATAATTTAGCGGCACTACCATCTCCCTGTACTGAACCAATTAGGTAAAAATAAAGCTACTAGTCATTAAAAATCTACCCTGcctttgcaaattgcaatccCACGCGAACCCATCAACAATTCCTTCGTACCTGAGCAGAGGAAACGCGCCGTGCGTTAGTAGGGGTGGTCTTTCTTGGAGAAACCTTCCTCCGGCCAGTAGCTCAGCCACGCGAACATGGGTCCCTTCGCCATGGCCAGCTCCAGGATGTCGGCGGCCGCCACCCCCGCCTCCACGTCCCTCCCGACCACCCTCACCGCCTCGGCGAGCCGGTCTTGCCCCCTCCCTCGTGCCCCGTCAGACGCCGGAGCCTGCGCTACGGCattcctcctcccgcca encodes the following:
- the LOC101756342 gene encoding forkhead box protein G1-like translates to MADAPPLPSPPPAPAGDGDPSTSSVPASVPRALPSTLLHVSPPPSSGRARAARGDRTVASGGRGGGGRRNAVAQAPASDGARGRGQDRLAEAVRVVGRDVEAGVAAADILELAMAKGPMFAWLSYWPEEGFSKKDHPY